The genomic region ACACATCAACGACGATTAACGCAACATCTCCGAACACTAAAAAGACTTTAGAGACAACAATAAAAAGCCTTTCCAAACAGAAACTTAACAACCAGCCCTACTATGTATCAACAACCATTTTTTCAGATTTAATAACAAAGGGGATAAAAAAACAGCGACTTTAACTATTGCAAATTGTTAACATGAAATTATTTCACATCAGCGAGCAAGTGATTGATAATAGTTAAATTGATAAAGTTACCCGAGTAATCTGTGATTGGGACAATAAATAATGTATGAAATTTTTTCTGACCCAACACTGCTATTAATACTTTCGAGTATTGGCTTTATCGCCGGCTTTATCGATGCGGTCGCTGGCGGTGGCGGTTTACTCACGGTGCCAGCACTATTGACTACAGGTTTGCCACCACATTTAGCGCTAGGTACCAATAAACTAGCTGCCTGCTTTGGCTCATTCACCTCATCACTCACCTTTTATAAAAAGAAACTCTTTGATCCAATTTTCTGGTGGCGATCGGCTTTAGCTACCGCCATAGGTGCCATCATAGGTACTGTGTTGGTTAACATGCTCAGTGGCGAACTCCTCGATAAACTATTACCAATCGTTATTTTATTGTGCGCTGTGTATACCTTATTTGCTCGCTCTGCACTCACAGAAAGGTCAACCTTACCAGCGCCGTCACAACGCCTTTATCGACAGCAAAAAATTCAGGGGCTTACTTTAGGTTGCTATGACGGTGTGGCAGGCCCAGGTACCGGCACATTTTGGGTAGTTTCGAATCTGTATCTGTATAAGATGAACATTTTGTTAAGTTCAGCATTAGCAAAAAGTATGAACTTTATTTCCAATATCGTCTCACTTAGCGTGTTTTTCTATTTAGGTGAGGTACATCTTGTCTATGGCCTCGCATTAGGCATATTTATGATATTTGGATCTTGGTTGGGCGCACATTCAGCGATCCGTTACGGCAGCAAGTTTATACGACCAATATTTATTATGGTGGTTATTTCTATGGCGTTAAAACTCGCTTATTCAGCCTGGTTTGTTTAATCTGAACACTTATTACTGCGGACATAATCAATGCAACAAGCAAGACTCATTCATCGATTTAAATCACTCATTGAGCAATTACAGGTCGATGCCAAACAAGCGGATCAGCAAAACAAACAACGCCGAGTACATCGCTACGTTGAACGTCAGTCGCTTTTTGCGCCCTCTTTATTCCCTATCACCAGTAATCAATACGGTGATTATGTGCACTATTTACAACAGCAATTATCACAACTAGAGAAACTGCTCAATAGTGATAAAAACGCTTTAGCCGACTCGTTATTAGAGCGTTTAGAAGCACAGGTTAGTGCGATGATCATCGCTTTAAAGTCAGAGAGCAATCGCTTACGTGATAGTGACTATCGCTTGCAAACCGCAAAGCGGTTAAATCAAAAGCACCAGCGACAAAAAAAACAACCAATCAATGTAACAAGTTTCATGACCGCACATCAAATGCACAGTAAGCTTGTCGAGTACAGAGGCTTCGAGCAACGGTTAGAGTTAATGCTAAAACAACAAGAGCAGTTGCTCGCGCAAGATCACGGAGAAAACAAACAACATATTACCCAAGCGATATTTACCATACATCAACGCTTGGGCCGGTGTCGAAGGGCGATAAACGAATTAGAAAAACAAATTGAAGATAAAGAAAAATCGAGATTTTAGTCACTTCGGGCGCTATGAATTGCCCAAGGCTACCAACATACAGGCTTAGCAAAGCTCAAGTTCCGGGCCTTGTCGTATAGCAACCACATGTCACACCGTGGCCATGACGCAACCACATAATGCTTGGCGTGCTCAAACAACGCTGACGTTAATGCAGCACTGTTAGCTCTATCAATAGAGTCACTATGCAATAAGCAAAAATTAATTTATTCGTTATAAACAAAAAGAATTCAGAGAGTAAAAGACAACGAGATTAAAAAACCAACAGGTGAGTAACAAAAGGATTGCTTTGTGTGCTCGGTCGAGCAAAATTATTGGGTGGTCCCTCTCAGCCACATCCCGGCACATGAGTCGTCTGCTACGGTTGCTTCCTTCCGGACCTGGCCGAGTTTACAGAGTATCATTGCGGGAGGACCGAGAGGTACCATAATGATCTTGAGTTGCCTCAAGTGCGGGGCAATTATGAAGAATTGTCGGCTCAGGTGCAAGGGGAAAATCGTAAAAATTTACACAATTTGTGACCGCTCAAAACAACTGAGGATTTTTTGCACTATTTTTATCAAACAATCGAATAAAATCGCTTAGCTCCTGCTCTATATCACCGTCGATGTACCTAATAGGCATAAATTCAATTTGTTTTTTGGCAAAATTAAACTGAATTGGAAACACTGGCACCTTAGCTTGTTTGGCGATTTGTAAAAAACCAGATTTCCATTTAGTGACTTTAGAGCGCGTCCCCTCTGGTGCCAGCGCTAAGATAAGGTTATCGTGCCTTGCAAACTCTTCGACCATTTGTCCAACCACTCCATGTGCGCTACGACGATCGACCGCAATGCCACCGAGTGAGCGTAACCAACTTCCTAATGGGCCGACAAATAGCGTATGCTTTCCTAAAAAGTTTAACTTCACATCCAGCGCCATTTTACACATTACGCCGACTAAAAAATCCCAGTTTGATGTATGCGGGGCTACCGCCATCACCATTTTAGGTTGTGCCGGGAACTTTCCAACGATGCTCCACCCCGTCTTTTTCATTAGCCATACACCGACTTTTTTGCCCCATTTAGAGTGCAATTGAGGAATACAATCAGGTACATCAATCAGTTGTTGCGACATCGTATCTTGCTCCCCAATAAAATATCTGCGTGTGAGTCGCTATCGTTTGGTTAATTACCTTGCTCGATTAATCGTTCAAGCTCTAAAACCACCGCTTTTAGTTGCAGTAAGTTTTCCCGTCCCATGCGTAACATCAGTTTGTCGGCCTCAGGTAACTTTTCCAAACTTGGCTGGGCAAATTTGTAAACAACATTCGGCTGAACTAAGACTTCCTTACTGGTGGCAACTTTGGCATTTAAAATACGCTGCATAGCGAATAACAGAGCGTCATCAAAGCTCTGTTCAGGATAACCTAATTCTTGATATGCATGCTCAAATAAGGGTTGCATTTGGCGATATGCTGCTAGCAATTGCTTGGGCTCAAAAGACTGCAGCAACTGCAAATAAGGCTGATAACGTTGCCAGTTCGCTTTATCACCTGTCAGTAAGCGTTGCTCATCTTCTCGCACGGCAAATTTATCAGCAAGTGGTTTCAGTGGCATGTGCTTGTACGCAAGCTCACCTTTTGCAAAATTATCAACAAACACCACAATGCGACGAACGAAATCATCGGTTAACAGCAAGCGAAATAACGAAGCTTTTAATGATGCTTGCTGAAAATAATTAACAACAAACTGATCACTATTATCGAGCTCAGGTAAGGTGACATCGGCAACAGGCTCAGCAGGGGTGACAACGGCAGGTTGAATTGGCTGTGTTTCCACGGGCTTTTCTAAAGGCGGTGTTTTTACTGGTGGCTTTGGCTTACTGTCTTGGATTTGTTCTATAGGCACTTCGACAACCGGCTGTAGCGGTTGCTCATCACCAACAAACATATAATAGAAAAGCGCCAACACGGCTATTATGACAATAATAAACAACAGCATCGAACGCGCGTTATTTGGCTTTACGTCAGAAGGAGTTTGCTCAGACAAATGTCACCTCTAGATTGATGTTCTCTACTTTAAACATAGCTAACGAGCTAACATCGGTAAAGTTAACTCTCCAATGCTAGCTTATTTGTACCATAGTAATTATATGTCTTTGTTTTAGTTACTATTGACAATAAAGTCCAGACAAAAATTGCATAACCTATTCAGGTATCACTAAACAGCGTCAATTTGATGTTCTGGTAGCGCCTCAACAAACGCAGCTAACTGGTGACAATTCGCGTCAATCTTCAACAAGGTAGGGTATGGTGTTAAATCAACATTGAAGCGTTTAGCATTATATATTTGTGGGATTAAACATAAATCTGCAACCGTCACCGTATCGCCAAAACAGAATTGCCCTGCGGTCTTAGCCAGTTGTTGTTCAAGTGCATTAAACCCTTGTTGTATCCAATGTTGATACCACGCCGTTTTTTGCTGGTCGGTCACAGAAAGCTCAGTCGACAAATATTGCAGTACCCTAAGGTTATTTAACGGGTGGATATCACATGCAATATCATAAGCTAGGGCTTTCACGGTTGCCTTGTCTTTAATATCTTTTGGATACAAAGCCGGCTGCGGATGCTTTTCGTCTAAATAGTCAATGATCGCCAGCGACTGGTTAACAATAAAGCCATCATCATCAAGCGTAGGTACTAACTCGTTTGGGTTTAGTGTTTGATAATCGGCACTGTGTTGCTGACCACCATCTTTAACTAAGTGAACACTTTTGTGTTGATGTTCAATACCTTTTAAATTTAACGCAATACGTACTCGATAAGCGGCTGACGATCGCCAGTAACCGTATAATGTCATCATATCTACTACCTATATTTTTACTGTTTTCTTATTAATATTATATTCACGTAACTTGTTGGCGATAGCGGTGTGACTTAACCCCAGTTTTTTTGCCAGTTGTCTGGTACTTGGGTAAGCGGGGTATAACTTTCGTAACAGTTGTGCTTCAAAACCTTTGACCGCGTCTTCTAAAGTGCCCTGAAACTCGCCTTCCAAATAACCGCTGTCTTGGCTGTAGCTTGGTAACTGCAAATGCGTTACATGCAGCTCATCACCATCGAGTAGTGACACAGCTCGCAAAATAACACTCTCAAGCTGACGAACATTACCCGGCCAAGGGTAGTTGGCAATAAAGTCGACGCAAGATTGGGCAACACTTACCAAGCTACGATGATTTACTTTGCAGGCTTTATTGATAAAGTGCTCAGCAAGCGGGACAATATCTTGACGACGCTCTCGTAACGATGGGATCGTTAAGCCTAATACATTAAGACGGTAAAATAAGTCTTCGCGAAACTGACCGGTTTCAACCAGTGATAATAAATCGGCATTGGTTGAGCTGATAAAACGTACGTCAACTTTGATCTCTTTTTCACCATCAACGCGACGAAAACGCTTATCATCGAGGACTCGTATTAACTTAAGTTGCAACTTGGCCGACATTTGAGCCACTTCATCAAGAAAAATCGTACCGCCTTCAGCTTGTTCAAAGATGCCTTGCTTGACAGAGCCATCGGCGAGTACTTTACCAAACAGCTCGGTTTCGCATGCATCATCAGGCAATGAGGCACAATTTAATACCACAAATGGCTGTTCGGCACGGTCACTAGCAAGATGACATGAGCGAGCGATAAGCTCTTTCCCTGTGCCTGTTTCGCCCATGATTAATATCGAAGAATCCAACAACGCCATGCGTCTTGCTTCACGGATGACCTTACGCATCAATGGAGAGAATACCAATACCTCAGTAAAGTCATTATCTTTAGGCTGGTTAAAGGCGTTGATTTGCTGGCCAAGACGCGCTTCAGATTTGAGGATAATTACCGCGCCAGCAGTAACTTTTTCATTATTCTCGCCAGGTAAATGCACCGGCATGACATCTGCAACAAAGTCTTCATCCATAAATTTCAATCGACGAGTATGGGGCAGCACTTCCTCTCGTTCAAGGTAGCGGTTAAAGTTGAAACCTTTGATTACATTACCAATTTGCTCGCCAATGATATCACTGCGTTTGCTATTCATTTTTTGTAAAGCAATATCATTAAGAGCATAAATAGCGCCCTTTGAGTCGATTGACAATAACGGATCAGGAAGGGTGCGAATTAACGTATCAAGAACGATACGCTCGCGCTCCGATGGCATATAATTGGTGGTTTTCACGTCTTTAACGCCATCAATCAACCGAAGTTGCGGCATAAAGTCCTGTAACTCACTGAACTCCAGATCCGGCATATGCATAAAAATTTGCCCAGATTCGGTTATCGCATCAATACCTTTAATATTGATTTCTCGATCGACAAAAATGGCTAATACTTCTTGAGCAATGCCAACTCTGTCTTCGCAGGTTATTTCTAATCGCACGCGCCCTAATCCCCAATATCCACTTGTAAAGTTAATTTTACAATAAAAAAAGCGAACCATACCAGAGTATGATTCGCCTTTCAATATGGGTTAGCTTCGAGTAACGTCGATATTAGATCTCTAACAATTTGTCCGTCTTGGCGGCGCAAATAAAATCATTGCGGTGTAAACCATTAATCGCGTGAGTCCACCATGTGATCGTAACTTTGCCCCACTCGGTTAAAATCGCAGGGTGATGAAACTCCGCTTCAGCAAGCTCTGCCACTTTATTGGAAAACGCCAACGCTTGCTTAAAGTTTTTAAATTTAAATTCACGCTCTAACATCATAACCCCGTCACGAACCGGCGCCGACCAATCTGGGATCTCACGAATAAGCTCCGCTAGCTCTTGTTCACTTACCTTTGGCGCGTCAGCTCTGCAGGCTTCACATTGTTGTTTTACTAATTCAGTCATAATGCTCTCTTTAACTGGCAATTTTTACGTTCTTTGATGGAAATAATGGCTCATGCATACCCACTGCTTTTGCCTGTTCAAGTAACGCCATTAAATCCAACTCGGCAATATCATCAAGCTGTTCAATACGATTCAATAAAAAGTAAATCGGTTGCATGATATCAATTCGATATGGGGTTCTAAACACATCAACAACATCTAGGGGCTTGCGAATAACCTCGTCATTGTTAATAGCATAAATGGTTTCACCCGGAGACGATAAAATACCACCTCCGTAAATACGCAATCCATCGGCTGTATCTAACAAGCCGAACTCTACCGTAAACCAATATAAGCGTGCTAGATAAACACGATCTTCTTTACTGGCATTCAAACCAAGCTTTCCGTATAGCTGGGTGAAGTTGGCAAATGCCGGATTGGTTAACAATGGACAATGACCAAATATTTCGTGAAAAATATCCGGCTCTTGTAAGTAATCAAAATCTTCTTCGCGGCGAATAAAGGTCGCTACCGGAAACTTTTTCTCGGATAACAAACGAAAAAACTGTTCAAAGCCAATTAGCGCAGGTACTGGCTCACACTGCCACCCTGTTGTCGCTTGCAGCACCTGATTCACTTCAGCTAATTGTGGTACCCTATCAAGCGGTAGATTAAGACGTTCTAAGCCGGCTATAAATTCGTTGCAGGCTTTGCCTTCAATACACGCTAATTGGCGACTAATTAATTTGTGCCAAATCGCATTCTCTTCAGCACTCCAGCGAATAACCCCATTTTCGTCGCCTAGTTTGGACACATACGATGTCGACTTGGTCATAACTCACTTCCTCTCCAATTTATTGGAATCAGAGCATTTTATTATCGTTATTGGTTGCTTAACGCCGAAAAGGCTCAGCATGCTCTGTAATATATGACCTAAGACTATAAGAACTGGTTGCAAATTTGCAATTCGTTTACACGGGTAAACAACGCTCAATTGTACGGTTTAATTTACAACCTTAATCACCCCTTGTTATCATTGACTTTGGGGCTTAGTAAGCGCTTCACATCCCCAACAATTGCCGCCTAACATGCTTTAATTTCGGAGCAGGTTGTTGCTCATCAAATGGGATCGGGCGACTTAAGTGCATCGCTTTTAGGCCCAGCCTCGCCGTCAACATACCCGCCCCTAGTCCTTGAGCGGCCCTAGTTGAGACACGCCCAAGTGCCTCTGCCCCTAATACATCAATCCCAACATCGGCTATTATTTCACTCACGCCGGCATAGGCGAGGTTAGCAAGCACTTGACGTAATAAGCCTATACGACTCCAATAGCCCATTTGCACCCCATATAAGCCCGCGACCTTATCTATCATGCGTAAGTTGCGCCAAAGTAACAAAGCCATATCCAGCAACGCCAGCGGGCTTACTGCGACCATTACCACCGCTTCTGTGGAGTATTTACTGATTTGTGCTAATGCTTGCTTATCAACCTCACTCAATACGTGCTTACTGTAAATTTGTAGCACTTCTTTGTCAGACATCGCATCATCGATATGTTGTTCAAACACTGCAATTTGTTGTTGAACATGATCGCCAACATACTGTTTATTGAGTGACTGACAAAATGCCTGAGCATCGATACTTGCTTGGTGTTGCATAACAGCTGACGCCTTGGCTTGCTTGGTTTGTTGTTGACGAAATTTTCGTAATGCCCGCCACTCTTTAAACACGGCCTTGCCGGCTAGCAATCCGACACAACCAACCACCAAGCCATAGATGCTGGTAATGAGCGGCGATTGACTAAATCCGTCAATGAAAAACATCAGTAACTCATACACTATTACTATCGCCAAACTCGCGCCGGCTAAGCGCCATAGCCAATTAAGTTTGGCTGGTTTATAGCTAGCCTCATCCTCAACGAGCTCTTGCTCAACCTCTTGCCACGCTTGTTCTGGTAAAATCACTGGTTGCTGAATCGTTGTCGACCGCGTTAATTCGTCTTCTTCGCCGATAATAATGTGCTGTTCGAACTCCGTTTTATTACTCATCGTAATTTGTCTCCTAGCAAGAACTGCAATACGTGATCGAGACGAATATGCGGTAAACTGATGTCTTCATGCAGATCGTTTGGTGGTGCAAAGCTGACAAAATTAAAGCCTTGCTCTGGCCAAAGCTGTTTATTGGGGGGCCGCTCTGGCACAGACCCGGGAAATAAGGTTATTTTCTCGCCATTATCTAAACGCTGCCCCTTAACGACTTGCAGTTG from Thalassotalea sp. Sam97 harbors:
- a CDS encoding sulfite exporter TauE/SafE family protein gives rise to the protein MYEIFSDPTLLLILSSIGFIAGFIDAVAGGGGLLTVPALLTTGLPPHLALGTNKLAACFGSFTSSLTFYKKKLFDPIFWWRSALATAIGAIIGTVLVNMLSGELLDKLLPIVILLCAVYTLFARSALTERSTLPAPSQRLYRQQKIQGLTLGCYDGVAGPGTGTFWVVSNLYLYKMNILLSSALAKSMNFISNIVSLSVFFYLGEVHLVYGLALGIFMIFGSWLGAHSAIRYGSKFIRPIFIMVVISMALKLAYSAWFV
- a CDS encoding lysophospholipid acyltransferase family protein, yielding MSQQLIDVPDCIPQLHSKWGKKVGVWLMKKTGWSIVGKFPAQPKMVMAVAPHTSNWDFLVGVMCKMALDVKLNFLGKHTLFVGPLGSWLRSLGGIAVDRRSAHGVVGQMVEEFARHDNLILALAPEGTRSKVTKWKSGFLQIAKQAKVPVFPIQFNFAKKQIEFMPIRYIDGDIEQELSDFIRLFDKNSAKNPQLF
- the priC gene encoding primosomal replication protein PriC; this translates as MQQARLIHRFKSLIEQLQVDAKQADQQNKQRRVHRYVERQSLFAPSLFPITSNQYGDYVHYLQQQLSQLEKLLNSDKNALADSLLERLEAQVSAMIIALKSESNRLRDSDYRLQTAKRLNQKHQRQKKQPINVTSFMTAHQMHSKLVEYRGFEQRLELMLKQQEQLLAQDHGENKQHITQAIFTIHQRLGRCRRAINELEKQIEDKEKSRF
- a CDS encoding 4a-hydroxytetrahydrobiopterin dehydratase, with the translated sequence MTELVKQQCEACRADAPKVSEQELAELIREIPDWSAPVRDGVMMLEREFKFKNFKQALAFSNKVAELAEAEFHHPAILTEWGKVTITWWTHAINGLHRNDFICAAKTDKLLEI
- the maiA gene encoding maleylacetoacetate isomerase — its product is MTLYGYWRSSAAYRVRIALNLKGIEHQHKSVHLVKDGGQQHSADYQTLNPNELVPTLDDDGFIVNQSLAIIDYLDEKHPQPALYPKDIKDKATVKALAYDIACDIHPLNNLRVLQYLSTELSVTDQQKTAWYQHWIQQGFNALEQQLAKTAGQFCFGDTVTVADLCLIPQIYNAKRFNVDLTPYPTLLKIDANCHQLAAFVEALPEHQIDAV
- the phhA gene encoding phenylalanine 4-monooxygenase, whose protein sequence is MTKSTSYVSKLGDENGVIRWSAEENAIWHKLISRQLACIEGKACNEFIAGLERLNLPLDRVPQLAEVNQVLQATTGWQCEPVPALIGFEQFFRLLSEKKFPVATFIRREEDFDYLQEPDIFHEIFGHCPLLTNPAFANFTQLYGKLGLNASKEDRVYLARLYWFTVEFGLLDTADGLRIYGGGILSSPGETIYAINNDEVIRKPLDVVDVFRTPYRIDIMQPIYFLLNRIEQLDDIAELDLMALLEQAKAVGMHEPLFPSKNVKIAS
- a CDS encoding YcjF family protein, with translation MSNKTEFEQHIIIGEEDELTRSTTIQQPVILPEQAWQEVEQELVEDEASYKPAKLNWLWRLAGASLAIVIVYELLMFFIDGFSQSPLITSIYGLVVGCVGLLAGKAVFKEWRALRKFRQQQTKQAKASAVMQHQASIDAQAFCQSLNKQYVGDHVQQQIAVFEQHIDDAMSDKEVLQIYSKHVLSEVDKQALAQISKYSTEAVVMVAVSPLALLDMALLLWRNLRMIDKVAGLYGVQMGYWSRIGLLRQVLANLAYAGVSEIIADVGIDVLGAEALGRVSTRAAQGLGAGMLTARLGLKAMHLSRPIPFDEQQPAPKLKHVRRQLLGM
- a CDS encoding DUF3014 domain-containing protein; its protein translation is MSEQTPSDVKPNNARSMLLFIIVIIAVLALFYYMFVGDEQPLQPVVEVPIEQIQDSKPKPPVKTPPLEKPVETQPIQPAVVTPAEPVADVTLPELDNSDQFVVNYFQQASLKASLFRLLLTDDFVRRIVVFVDNFAKGELAYKHMPLKPLADKFAVREDEQRLLTGDKANWQRYQPYLQLLQSFEPKQLLAAYRQMQPLFEHAYQELGYPEQSFDDALLFAMQRILNAKVATSKEVLVQPNVVYKFAQPSLEKLPEADKLMLRMGRENLLQLKAVVLELERLIEQGN
- the tyrR gene encoding transcriptional regulator TyrR; translation: MRLEITCEDRVGIAQEVLAIFVDREINIKGIDAITESGQIFMHMPDLEFSELQDFMPQLRLIDGVKDVKTTNYMPSERERIVLDTLIRTLPDPLLSIDSKGAIYALNDIALQKMNSKRSDIIGEQIGNVIKGFNFNRYLEREEVLPHTRRLKFMDEDFVADVMPVHLPGENNEKVTAGAVIILKSEARLGQQINAFNQPKDNDFTEVLVFSPLMRKVIREARRMALLDSSILIMGETGTGKELIARSCHLASDRAEQPFVVLNCASLPDDACETELFGKVLADGSVKQGIFEQAEGGTIFLDEVAQMSAKLQLKLIRVLDDKRFRRVDGEKEIKVDVRFISSTNADLLSLVETGQFREDLFYRLNVLGLTIPSLRERRQDIVPLAEHFINKACKVNHRSLVSVAQSCVDFIANYPWPGNVRQLESVILRAVSLLDGDELHVTHLQLPSYSQDSGYLEGEFQGTLEDAVKGFEAQLLRKLYPAYPSTRQLAKKLGLSHTAIANKLREYNINKKTVKI